The Deinococcus humi genome has a segment encoding these proteins:
- a CDS encoding 4a-hydroxytetrahydrobiopterin dehydratase, producing the protein MAYDSRMGYDPDRKLTEGDVHDLKPDGWWGDDGMLFREFTFDSYQAGVDFAVQVAALAEQQGHHPDIHLFYKRVRLNYFTHDAGGITGADIAGAQAVNDLVDLSAKPLDGAES; encoded by the coding sequence ATGGCTTACGACTCCAGGATGGGTTACGACCCGGACCGCAAATTGACTGAGGGCGACGTGCATGACCTCAAGCCTGACGGATGGTGGGGCGACGACGGCATGCTGTTCCGCGAATTCACGTTCGACAGCTACCAGGCTGGGGTGGACTTTGCCGTGCAGGTGGCGGCGCTGGCCGAACAGCAGGGACACCACCCGGATATTCATCTGTTTTACAAACGGGTCAGGCTCAACTACTTCACGCACGATGCGGGCGGGATCACCGGGGCAGACATTGCGGGAGCGCAGGCCGTCAACGATCTGGTGGATCTGAGCGCCAAACCCCTGGATGGCGCTGAAAGTTGA
- a CDS encoding acyl-CoA thioesterase, with protein sequence MKLSIPDADTLWATLPAARRHEVVLMVGTEHLDELDHVNNTVYLVWCEAAARAHADRLRMGTEALRALGAVPVARQHVINYHRPALLGDRLRVRTALTVHAGVRSVRAYTIDRLNDGDPPEQGIRLAECQTEWVWVDPVSGRPRRTPVEVIRRFGFTVEGPGQEQG encoded by the coding sequence TTGAAGCTCAGCATTCCCGACGCCGATACCCTGTGGGCCACGCTGCCTGCCGCACGGCGACACGAGGTGGTGCTGATGGTGGGCACGGAGCATCTGGACGAGCTGGATCACGTCAACAATACGGTGTATCTGGTGTGGTGCGAGGCGGCGGCACGTGCCCATGCCGACCGGCTGAGGATGGGCACCGAAGCGCTGCGCGCGCTGGGCGCGGTGCCCGTGGCCAGGCAGCACGTCATCAACTACCACCGTCCGGCGCTTCTGGGAGACCGCCTGCGGGTCCGCACGGCCCTGACGGTTCATGCGGGTGTGCGCAGCGTGCGGGCCTATACCATCGACCGCCTCAACGACGGCGATCCGCCGGAACAGGGCATTCGCCTGGCGGAGTGCCAGACCGAGTGGGTCTGGGTCGATCCCGTCTCGGGCCGTCCCCGGCGAACACCTGTCGAGGTCATTCGCCGCTTCGGGTTTACGGTTGAGGGGCCGGGTCAGGAGCAAGGGTAA
- a CDS encoding DNA topoisomerase subunit B has translation MTKLEDQNTAAPAQSRVAGGPGAQYTAADISILKGLEAVRKRPGMYVQGGTGIDGYHQLLTEIIDNAIDEGTAGFADEIHVIMHADGSATVTDNGRGIPVDMMESEGRPAIEVIFTELHAGGKFGQGAYKVSGGLHGVGSSVVNALSTYLDVTVNKGGKLHHIRFEQGVVTTPLEVLGDTPKDVSWATKVSFHPDAGVFKEFDNLFSYDRIRGRLRELAYLTGLKIVIRDERTGLHAGVVREEVFHEQGGIANFARALVTDDTKLLYDQPIVMRGTHSDVIVEVAFIHANTYASDNILTYANMIRTRDGGTPLTGFKTAYTRILNKYAKDKNMIKAGNPVPSGDDLLEGIYCVVSVQLSEPQFESQAKVKLLNSEAQTAVNAVVGEKFSEFLEENPKVGKTIVEKAAEAARAREAARKARDIVRRSNPLENDDLPGKLADCSSQDPAESELFIVEGISAGGSAKGGRERRFQAILPLRGKILNVEKAELNKILKNAEIRALIAAIGAGVEGTGDRMHFDLSNLRYHKIVIMTDADMDGGHIATLLLTFFYRYMRPVVEAGYLYIAQPPLYRITVGREKKGTYLYTEEELKKHVSVANREGKKYDIQRFKGLGEMNADQLWDTTMNPETRAMKRVGIEDLIVANEVFEDLMGNEVAPRKLFIQENARFAEISV, from the coding sequence ATGACCAAACTCGAAGACCAGAATACCGCCGCTCCGGCCCAGTCCCGCGTCGCGGGTGGCCCGGGCGCGCAGTACACCGCCGCCGACATCTCCATTCTCAAGGGCCTGGAAGCTGTTCGCAAGCGGCCAGGGATGTACGTGCAGGGTGGTACGGGCATTGACGGCTACCACCAGCTGCTGACTGAGATCATCGACAACGCCATTGACGAGGGAACCGCCGGATTTGCCGACGAGATCCACGTCATCATGCACGCTGACGGCAGCGCCACCGTGACCGACAACGGGCGCGGCATTCCCGTGGACATGATGGAGTCTGAGGGCCGCCCAGCCATCGAGGTGATCTTTACCGAGCTGCACGCCGGGGGCAAGTTCGGTCAGGGAGCTTACAAGGTTTCCGGCGGTCTGCACGGCGTCGGCTCCAGCGTGGTGAACGCGCTGAGCACCTACCTGGACGTGACCGTCAACAAGGGTGGCAAGCTGCACCACATCCGCTTTGAGCAGGGCGTGGTGACCACTCCGCTGGAAGTGCTGGGCGACACGCCGAAAGACGTGAGCTGGGCCACCAAGGTCAGCTTCCACCCCGACGCGGGTGTGTTCAAGGAGTTCGACAACCTGTTCAGCTATGACCGCATCCGGGGTCGTCTGCGGGAACTGGCCTACCTGACGGGCCTGAAGATCGTGATCCGCGACGAGCGCACCGGTCTGCACGCCGGCGTGGTGCGCGAGGAGGTGTTCCACGAGCAGGGCGGCATCGCCAACTTCGCCCGCGCGCTGGTCACCGACGACACCAAGCTGCTCTACGACCAGCCCATCGTGATGCGCGGCACCCACAGCGATGTGATCGTGGAAGTGGCATTCATCCACGCCAACACCTACGCGTCGGACAACATCCTGACCTACGCCAACATGATCCGCACCCGCGACGGCGGCACGCCGCTGACCGGCTTCAAGACCGCCTACACCCGGATCCTGAACAAGTACGCCAAAGACAAGAACATGATCAAGGCGGGCAATCCCGTGCCCAGTGGCGATGACCTGCTCGAAGGGATCTACTGCGTGGTGAGCGTGCAGCTCAGCGAGCCGCAGTTCGAGTCGCAGGCCAAGGTCAAGTTGCTCAATAGCGAGGCGCAGACTGCCGTTAACGCTGTGGTGGGCGAGAAGTTCTCCGAATTCCTGGAAGAGAACCCGAAGGTGGGCAAGACCATCGTGGAGAAGGCCGCCGAGGCCGCCCGCGCCCGTGAAGCCGCCCGCAAGGCCCGCGACATCGTGCGCCGCAGCAACCCGCTGGAAAACGATGATCTGCCCGGCAAGCTGGCCGACTGCTCCTCGCAGGATCCGGCCGAGTCTGAGCTGTTCATTGTGGAAGGGATCAGCGCGGGTGGGAGCGCCAAGGGCGGGCGCGAGCGCCGCTTCCAGGCCATCTTGCCCCTGCGCGGCAAGATCCTGAACGTGGAAAAGGCTGAGCTGAACAAGATCCTCAAGAACGCCGAGATTCGCGCGCTGATCGCTGCCATCGGCGCAGGTGTGGAAGGCACCGGCGACCGCATGCACTTCGACCTGTCCAATCTGCGTTACCACAAGATCGTGATCATGACCGACGCGGACATGGACGGCGGGCACATCGCCACGCTGTTGCTGACCTTCTTCTACCGTTACATGCGCCCTGTCGTGGAGGCCGGCTACCTGTACATTGCCCAGCCGCCGCTGTACCGCATCACCGTGGGCCGCGAGAAGAAGGGCACCTACCTGTACACCGAAGAGGAACTGAAGAAGCACGTCTCCGTCGCCAACAGGGAAGGCAAGAAGTACGACATCCAGCGCTTCAAGGGGCTGGGGGAGATGAACGCCGATCAGTTGTGGGACACCACCATGAACCCCGAGACCCGCGCCATGAAGCGTGTGGGGATTGAGGACCTGATTGTCGCCAACGAGGTGTTTGAGGACCTGATGGGCAATGAGGTTGCGCCCCGCAAGCTGTTCATTCAGGAGAACGCCCGCTTCGCCGAGATCAGCGTTTAA
- the rnr gene encoding ribonuclease R: MPKVKKQDAAQEAPQPSAGSEKPVKKTGQRPRKAALPAADAAPEAVAQPTPSKKKTVARTAKAQPQISVEAENAEAPQAEQAQPQKTARRGRKPAAVAREEAASTEAEATVPVIIEEPAPTPPRKGRQPRKTPATQAEPAAEAQTEVSVPAEPKRRGRKAAAKAEPAAAPEASAESHEAETGSVVTDTPVLEAAEDAAPEAEAPKPARRGRKPRKTEAATVDVESTETASVEQPQPQTLHSEAAEADGPLILEVPKKTRGRRKTLPDTPLPDVLSGVEAVDLEPETAQAVQVVAAPDAVPAVDSTLAVQEASGAQPEPKPRGRGGRVKRVQPQEPLVQASAVEAQPAQDARETAAQEQQDAQPASPERELVVGQLRKLGRPVHVRDLERTFTRQAINRIGGWRELEALLDALVEEGQVIRTRKKTYGLPEAMSLVRGRFQASAAGFGFVIPDSGGEDFYVPAEQTLEAWNGDIVLVRMEGRGDTGRGEGGRGGPRRGQKGDGSPRASVVRIVQRAYKQLVGTLEYNHGHPILRPDDHRARHRILVLPEGIEELAAGARVVTELFWPENTGEDEVFGQVTRVLGAEDDPETETEAVIVKFGLRGEFPDEVTAQASTIPTEIPAAALRGRLDLREYNIFTVDGRDAKDFDDAIHIQPTPEGNFVVGVHIADVSHYVQEGSPLDEEAYARATSVYLPGRVLPMLPEHLSNGVCSLVPYQDRLTLTALIELSAEGDILDVKIAPSVINSKARLTYDEVQAYSEATATLPEAARNLEGDLHLLLKITTKLRQKRLREGSLDFKLREVKVDVGKDGRMELIPIREETARGMIEDLMLLANKVVAHFLIQREIPALFRIHEEPTLQRFQDVTAAIGRLGFAFPGGEPTPQAYQAVLKEVRGTNRESVVNTLLLRSMQQAKYAGENLGHFGLAFDEYLHFTSPIRRYPDLLVHRVIKGILSGELRAGNREVAQLQGRLPGMGDHTSERERTASEAERDLTKYYQAKWAQEHLGESFPGNVSGVVASGLYVMLDNGVEGKLHISNLDDDYYVYLEDAQMLRGRSRGKSYRLGDTVTVTVSSVKPLARQTDFTLADPTDPEYRPGNFNEENDMDSPVKPRARRREDREQEKREKLQNVPVSEPRKFTLDDPAPAASSSADASPRQGGRGRGQQGQGRGQQARTFGGVRMDGPEGGNSGGHSGPRRGARRVVTLERPRNEHLRPVNITVQRMYFGDWTLENMPPEDGNDGGGRRDFNRGGRGVQERGSNNRGSASRGERGHTRGGNDRGAVGRPNGRPQGQRQAAPQAAQAQAAASQPEQSSAAQSDDAKRRRRRRGRRGTGNGTE, translated from the coding sequence ATGCCTAAAGTGAAAAAGCAGGACGCGGCGCAGGAAGCCCCACAGCCCAGCGCCGGATCCGAAAAACCAGTGAAGAAGACAGGCCAGCGGCCCCGGAAAGCCGCGCTCCCGGCGGCAGATGCCGCCCCAGAAGCCGTGGCGCAACCCACGCCTTCAAAAAAGAAAACAGTGGCCCGCACAGCCAAAGCCCAGCCGCAGATATCCGTTGAGGCGGAGAATGCCGAGGCCCCTCAGGCGGAGCAGGCTCAGCCCCAAAAGACAGCGCGCAGGGGCCGAAAGCCTGCCGCCGTGGCCCGGGAAGAGGCCGCTTCGACCGAGGCAGAGGCGACTGTTCCCGTGATCATAGAGGAACCCGCTCCCACGCCGCCCAGAAAGGGCAGGCAGCCGCGCAAGACGCCTGCTACGCAGGCTGAGCCTGCTGCCGAAGCCCAGACCGAGGTCTCGGTCCCCGCAGAACCCAAGCGCCGGGGCCGTAAGGCCGCCGCAAAGGCTGAGCCTGCCGCGGCGCCCGAAGCGTCCGCCGAGTCCCACGAGGCGGAGACAGGGTCGGTTGTGACGGATACACCCGTGCTGGAGGCGGCAGAGGACGCCGCTCCCGAAGCGGAAGCCCCCAAGCCTGCCCGCCGCGGCCGTAAGCCCAGAAAGACCGAAGCGGCGACAGTCGACGTCGAGTCAACTGAGACCGCCTCGGTCGAACAACCGCAGCCCCAGACGCTTCATAGCGAGGCTGCCGAGGCTGACGGGCCGCTGATCCTGGAAGTGCCCAAGAAGACGCGGGGGCGCAGGAAGACCCTCCCTGACACGCCCCTGCCCGACGTCCTGAGCGGCGTGGAAGCGGTGGATCTGGAGCCGGAAACGGCCCAGGCCGTGCAGGTGGTGGCCGCCCCCGATGCGGTGCCAGCGGTGGACTCGACCCTGGCCGTGCAGGAAGCGTCCGGCGCGCAGCCCGAACCCAAGCCGCGCGGGCGCGGGGGCCGGGTCAAGCGCGTTCAACCCCAGGAACCCCTGGTCCAGGCCAGTGCGGTTGAAGCGCAGCCTGCGCAGGACGCCCGGGAAACGGCGGCGCAGGAGCAGCAGGACGCCCAGCCCGCCAGCCCCGAGCGTGAGCTGGTGGTCGGCCAGCTGCGCAAGCTGGGGCGCCCCGTGCATGTGCGGGACCTGGAACGTACCTTTACCCGCCAGGCCATCAACCGCATCGGTGGCTGGCGTGAGCTGGAAGCGCTGCTGGACGCGCTGGTAGAGGAAGGCCAGGTCATCCGCACCCGCAAGAAGACCTACGGTCTGCCCGAGGCCATGAGCCTGGTGCGGGGGCGCTTCCAGGCGTCGGCGGCAGGCTTCGGCTTCGTGATTCCCGACAGCGGCGGCGAGGATTTCTACGTTCCTGCCGAGCAGACCCTGGAAGCCTGGAACGGCGACATCGTGCTGGTGAGAATGGAGGGCCGGGGCGACACTGGACGCGGTGAGGGTGGGCGGGGCGGCCCCCGGCGCGGTCAGAAGGGCGATGGCAGTCCGCGCGCCAGCGTGGTCCGCATCGTGCAGCGCGCCTACAAACAGCTGGTGGGCACGCTGGAATACAACCACGGCCACCCGATCCTGCGCCCCGACGATCACCGTGCCCGCCACCGCATCCTGGTGCTGCCGGAAGGAATCGAGGAACTGGCAGCGGGCGCGCGCGTCGTCACCGAGCTGTTCTGGCCCGAGAACACCGGCGAGGACGAGGTCTTCGGACAGGTTACACGCGTGCTGGGCGCCGAGGACGATCCTGAGACCGAGACCGAGGCGGTCATCGTCAAGTTCGGGCTGCGCGGCGAGTTCCCGGACGAGGTGACGGCGCAGGCCAGTACCATTCCCACCGAGATTCCGGCGGCGGCGCTGCGTGGCCGCCTGGACCTGCGCGAGTACAACATCTTCACAGTGGACGGGCGCGACGCCAAGGACTTTGACGACGCCATCCACATTCAGCCCACGCCGGAGGGCAACTTCGTGGTGGGCGTGCACATCGCCGACGTCAGCCATTACGTGCAGGAGGGCAGCCCGCTGGACGAGGAAGCCTACGCCCGCGCCACCAGCGTGTACCTGCCAGGCCGCGTGCTGCCGATGCTCCCTGAACACCTCAGCAATGGCGTGTGCAGCCTGGTGCCCTACCAGGACCGCCTGACCCTGACCGCCCTGATAGAGCTGTCCGCCGAGGGCGACATTCTGGACGTCAAGATCGCGCCCAGCGTGATCAACTCCAAGGCGCGGCTGACCTACGACGAGGTGCAGGCCTACAGCGAGGCCACCGCCACGTTGCCCGAGGCGGCCCGCAACCTGGAGGGTGACCTGCACCTGCTGCTGAAGATCACCACCAAGCTGCGGCAGAAGCGGCTGCGCGAGGGCAGCCTCGACTTCAAGCTGCGTGAGGTCAAGGTCGACGTGGGCAAGGACGGACGCATGGAGCTGATCCCGATCCGCGAGGAAACGGCGCGCGGCATGATCGAGGACCTGATGCTGCTGGCGAACAAGGTGGTGGCCCACTTCCTGATCCAGCGCGAGATTCCGGCCCTTTTCCGCATCCACGAGGAACCCACGCTGCAGCGCTTTCAGGACGTGACGGCGGCCATCGGGCGCCTGGGCTTCGCCTTCCCCGGCGGCGAGCCGACGCCCCAGGCGTATCAGGCGGTCCTCAAGGAAGTGCGCGGCACCAACCGCGAGAGCGTCGTGAACACGCTGCTGCTGCGTTCCATGCAGCAGGCCAAGTACGCGGGAGAGAACCTGGGTCACTTCGGGCTGGCCTTCGACGAGTACCTGCACTTCACCTCGCCGATCCGGCGTTACCCGGACCTGTTGGTCCACCGCGTCATCAAGGGCATCCTTAGCGGTGAACTGAGGGCTGGCAACCGCGAGGTCGCGCAGTTGCAGGGCCGCCTGCCCGGCATGGGCGACCACACCAGCGAACGCGAACGCACGGCTTCCGAGGCCGAGCGTGACCTGACCAAGTACTACCAGGCCAAGTGGGCGCAGGAGCACCTGGGCGAGTCCTTCCCCGGCAACGTGTCGGGTGTGGTCGCCAGCGGCCTGTACGTCATGCTGGACAACGGCGTGGAAGGCAAGCTGCACATCAGCAACCTGGACGACGATTACTACGTGTACCTGGAAGACGCGCAGATGCTGCGGGGACGCAGCCGGGGCAAGAGCTACCGCCTGGGCGACACCGTGACCGTCACCGTCAGCAGCGTCAAGCCGCTGGCCCGTCAGACCGATTTCACGCTGGCCGATCCCACCGACCCGGAGTACAGGCCCGGCAATTTCAACGAGGAGAACGACATGGATTCACCCGTCAAACCGCGCGCCCGCCGCCGCGAGGACCGCGAGCAGGAAAAGCGCGAAAAACTGCAGAACGTTCCCGTGAGCGAGCCGCGCAAGTTCACGCTTGATGACCCGGCCCCCGCCGCGTCGTCCTCCGCCGACGCCTCCCCCCGCCAGGGGGGGCGTGGCCGGGGCCAACAGGGCCAGGGCCGGGGTCAGCAGGCCCGCACCTTCGGGGGAGTCCGGATGGACGGCCCCGAGGGCGGCAACAGTGGCGGCCACTCCGGCCCCCGCCGCGGCGCGCGCCGTGTGGTCACGCTGGAGCGCCCCCGCAACGAGCACCTGCGCCCCGTGAACATCACCGTGCAGCGCATGTACTTCGGCGACTGGACGCTGGAGAACATGCCCCCCGAGGACGGGAACGACGGCGGTGGTCGCCGCGACTTCAACCGGGGCGGGCGTGGAGTGCAGGAGCGCGGCAGCAACAACCGCGGTAGCGCTTCACGCGGGGAGCGCGGCCACACGCGCGGCGGCAATGATCGGGGCGCGGTGGGCCGTCCGAATGGCCGTCCGCAGGGGCAGCGTCAGGCCGCGCCGCAGGCCGCTCAGGCTCAGGCAGCGGCGTCGCAGCCCGAGCAGTCGAGCGCGGCCCAGAGCGACGACGCCAAACGCCGCCGCCGCCGCCGGGGGCGCCGGGGCACCGGCAACGGCACCGAGTAA
- a CDS encoding RelA/SpoT family protein: MQELRALVMDRPAPEVDGIERAYLFSRDAHAGVNRKSGEPYITHPVAVAVILARLGMDSDSVMAGLLHDTVEDVDGVTFEQIETQFGRDVRRIVEGETKVSKLSKQGSQTAVVSDAGRDLQAENLRQMLIAMTDDIRIIVVKLADRLHNMRTLGSMRPDKQKRIARETMDIFAPLAHRLGIGQIKWELEDLSFRYLYPDEYAYLQSRLQSRQDERDVLIGEAVTQLDEALRDDLELPEWVMDIDISGRSKHLWSIHCKMQREGKGLEQIFDLLAIRVIVTPRELVVPPGTDEKRREKAEATREKRICYHTVSIVHSMWTPLPGRFKDYIAVPKPNGYQSLHTTVISQSGQPIEVQIRSRRMHEVAEFGVAAHWMYKQGSMLAQKDRENWIAQLRELQDEINDASDYMDAVKSDILGQRVRVFTPRGLAISLPAGSTPIDFAYHIHSRIGETTVGARVNGSIVPLAHKLGNGDMVEIVTSKNGHPSKDWLNFAVTRSARAKIRHHFRQLEREDARQRGHDMLERHLRKRQLPVRQLMRTKLLEDAAQKLLSTRNPDDLYFAISAGKLTPSAVGRVLSPSLASEQGQVRPPSKRAPVPRPPETGGVYVEGFTTTTKLSNCCSPIRGDQIMGYLTRGRGVSIHRIDCPNMIRLLKDEPERCVAASWDAGMPGLTLVDMDVVAPDRHGLLADVLGVLSAEKRSPLKVEANVDLDDVAHILLRLGVRGNADLEHVRAAIGKVEGVTAIVRLGRNSSRGRKDSGASA; the protein is encoded by the coding sequence ATGCAAGAACTCCGGGCACTGGTGATGGACCGCCCGGCTCCCGAGGTGGACGGCATCGAGCGCGCCTATCTCTTCTCGCGCGACGCCCACGCCGGGGTCAACCGCAAGAGCGGCGAGCCGTACATCACGCATCCGGTGGCGGTGGCGGTGATCCTGGCGCGGCTGGGCATGGACAGTGACAGCGTCATGGCCGGGCTGCTGCACGACACGGTGGAAGACGTCGACGGCGTGACCTTCGAGCAGATCGAGACCCAGTTCGGGCGTGACGTGCGGCGGATCGTGGAGGGTGAAACCAAGGTCAGCAAGCTGAGCAAGCAGGGCTCGCAGACGGCGGTGGTCAGCGACGCCGGGCGCGACCTGCAGGCCGAGAACTTGCGCCAGATGCTGATCGCCATGACCGACGACATCCGCATCATCGTGGTCAAGCTGGCGGACCGGCTGCACAACATGCGGACGCTGGGCAGCATGCGCCCCGACAAGCAAAAGCGCATCGCCCGCGAGACGATGGATATCTTTGCCCCGCTGGCGCACCGCCTGGGGATCGGGCAGATCAAGTGGGAACTGGAAGATCTCAGCTTCCGCTACCTGTATCCCGACGAGTACGCCTACCTGCAAAGCCGGCTGCAAAGCCGCCAGGACGAGCGTGACGTGCTGATCGGCGAGGCCGTGACCCAGCTCGACGAGGCGCTGCGCGACGATCTGGAACTGCCCGAATGGGTCATGGACATTGACATCTCCGGGCGCAGCAAACACCTGTGGAGCATCCACTGCAAGATGCAGCGCGAGGGCAAGGGCCTGGAGCAGATCTTCGACCTGCTGGCGATTCGCGTGATCGTGACCCCGCGCGAGTTGGTGGTCCCACCCGGCACCGACGAGAAGCGGCGCGAGAAGGCTGAGGCCACACGCGAAAAACGCATCTGCTACCACACCGTGTCCATCGTGCACAGCATGTGGACGCCGCTGCCGGGGCGCTTCAAGGATTACATCGCGGTGCCCAAGCCCAACGGCTACCAGTCGCTGCACACCACCGTGATCAGCCAGAGCGGCCAGCCGATCGAGGTGCAGATCCGCTCGAGGCGCATGCACGAGGTGGCCGAATTCGGTGTGGCCGCCCACTGGATGTACAAGCAGGGCTCCATGCTGGCCCAGAAGGACCGCGAGAACTGGATCGCCCAGCTGCGCGAACTGCAAGACGAGATCAACGACGCAAGCGACTACATGGACGCCGTGAAGTCCGACATCCTGGGTCAGCGGGTGCGGGTCTTCACGCCGCGCGGGCTGGCGATCAGCCTGCCAGCGGGCAGCACGCCCATCGATTTTGCCTACCACATCCACAGTCGCATCGGCGAGACCACCGTGGGCGCGCGGGTCAACGGCAGCATCGTGCCGCTGGCGCACAAGCTGGGCAACGGTGACATGGTGGAGATCGTGACCAGCAAGAACGGTCACCCCAGCAAGGACTGGCTGAACTTCGCCGTGACCCGCAGCGCCCGTGCCAAGATCCGCCACCATTTCCGCCAGCTGGAGCGCGAGGACGCCCGGCAGCGCGGCCACGACATGCTCGAACGCCACCTGCGCAAGAGGCAGCTCCCGGTGCGCCAGCTGATGCGGACCAAGCTGCTCGAAGACGCGGCCCAGAAACTCCTGAGCACCCGCAACCCCGACGACCTGTATTTCGCGATCAGCGCAGGCAAGCTGACGCCCTCGGCCGTGGGCCGGGTGCTGTCGCCCAGCCTGGCCAGTGAGCAGGGCCAGGTCCGCCCGCCATCCAAGCGCGCGCCCGTGCCGCGCCCACCGGAGACCGGCGGCGTGTACGTGGAAGGCTTTACCACCACCACCAAGCTCAGCAACTGCTGCAGCCCGATCCGGGGCGACCAGATCATGGGCTACCTGACCCGTGGACGTGGCGTCAGCATTCACCGCATCGATTGTCCTAACATGATCCGGCTGCTGAAAGACGAACCCGAGCGCTGCGTGGCTGCCAGCTGGGACGCGGGGATGCCGGGCCTGACCCTGGTGGACATGGACGTGGTGGCCCCGGACCGTCACGGTCTGCTGGCCGACGTGCTGGGCGTCCTGAGCGCCGAGAAGCGCAGTCCGCTGAAGGTAGAGGCCAACGTGGACCTGGACGACGTGGCCCACATCCTGCTGCGGCTGGGCGTGCGCGGCAACGCGGACCTGGAACACGTGCGCGCCGCGATTGGCAAGGTCGAGGGCGTGACGGCTATCGTGCGGCTGGGCCGCAACAGCAGCCGTGGGCGAAAGGACAGCGGGGCCAGCGCGTGA
- a CDS encoding sensor histidine kinase, protein MMVRMRGGQTAERRREGALSDLLDPHTYRAALYILLALPMGVFTAGLITGGVVGGLLTLALLIGAAFLLGSLWLVGGLGDVQRALAGVLGVTFAPPPLTPASRGTLAWLRSTLADPLTYRTLLFHVVQLPLALVCWLVLAALLTTTLLGLLAPLWTLYPTLFPVVWGELTLLPGPLATAGLVTLGLGGLLISAGVLNLMGRMWTRLVVALLSRDPGYEAARREVVALRRAAGRVALGDDLDATLADLTAQARAASTALSVALTAPDGTLRAVSGPLGPGLAGPLDRLPSQGEADVRLVQGGGALATLPITLPASAGALEGGQLQGGTLRALYPAGVRPGADELAFLLSIADHAGTAQHAAQLIERAGARAGEQERARLARELHDSVAQALYGISLGAKTARATLDRDPGRTRASLDYTIRLAEGGVSEMKALLFSLRPDALEEGGLVAALAQHAHALEARHGLTVLAQLDREPPLTPDAQAAAYRVAQEALHNVVKHARAQRVWLEVAQDGPAVTVSIRDDGRGFDPAAAGRGTLGQRSMRERAAGAGGTLEVRSAPGEGTVITLRLPAAQLPAAQPVEVRA, encoded by the coding sequence ATGATGGTGCGGATGAGGGGCGGACAGACAGCGGAGCGGAGGCGCGAGGGCGCGCTGTCCGATCTGCTGGACCCCCACACCTACCGCGCGGCGCTGTACATCTTGCTGGCGCTGCCGATGGGGGTGTTCACGGCGGGCCTGATTACTGGGGGCGTGGTCGGCGGATTGCTCACGCTGGCGCTGCTGATCGGCGCGGCCTTCCTGCTGGGTTCGCTGTGGCTGGTGGGCGGCCTGGGCGACGTGCAGCGGGCGCTGGCCGGGGTGCTGGGCGTGACCTTCGCGCCGCCGCCGTTGACGCCCGCTTCCCGCGGTACGCTGGCATGGTTGCGCAGCACGCTGGCGGACCCGCTGACCTACCGCACGCTGCTGTTTCACGTGGTGCAGTTGCCACTGGCGCTGGTGTGCTGGTTGGTGTTGGCCGCGCTGCTGACAACCACGCTGCTGGGGCTGCTGGCGCCGCTATGGACGCTGTACCCCACCCTGTTTCCGGTGGTCTGGGGCGAACTGACCCTGTTGCCCGGCCCGCTGGCCACCGCCGGTCTGGTGACCTTAGGCCTGGGGGGCCTGCTGATCTCGGCGGGCGTGCTGAACCTGATGGGCCGCATGTGGACTCGGCTGGTCGTGGCGCTGCTGTCGCGCGATCCCGGCTACGAGGCCGCCCGGCGCGAGGTGGTGGCCCTGCGCCGCGCTGCCGGAAGGGTGGCCCTGGGCGACGATCTGGACGCCACCCTGGCGGACCTGACCGCCCAGGCACGGGCGGCGAGCACGGCGCTCTCCGTGGCGCTGACCGCCCCGGACGGCACGCTACGTGCGGTCAGCGGCCCGCTGGGGCCGGGGCTGGCCGGTCCCCTTGACCGGCTGCCGTCCCAGGGGGAGGCGGACGTGCGTCTTGTTCAGGGTGGCGGCGCGCTGGCGACCCTGCCCATCACGCTCCCCGCCTCCGCGGGAGCGCTGGAGGGCGGGCAGTTGCAGGGTGGCACGCTGCGGGCGCTGTATCCGGCGGGTGTGCGCCCCGGTGCGGACGAGTTGGCCTTTCTTCTGAGCATCGCTGATCATGCCGGAACCGCCCAGCACGCCGCGCAGCTGATCGAGCGGGCCGGGGCCAGGGCCGGGGAACAGGAACGCGCCAGGCTGGCCCGCGAGCTGCACGACAGCGTGGCACAGGCGCTGTACGGCATCTCGCTGGGGGCCAAGACCGCCCGCGCCACGCTGGACCGTGACCCGGGGCGCACCCGCGCCAGCCTGGACTACACCATTCGGCTGGCCGAGGGCGGCGTCTCGGAGATGAAGGCCCTGCTGTTCAGCCTGCGCCCCGACGCACTGGAGGAAGGCGGGCTGGTGGCCGCCCTGGCGCAGCACGCCCACGCGCTGGAGGCCCGCCACGGCCTGACGGTCCTGGCCCAGCTGGACCGCGAGCCGCCGCTGACGCCCGACGCGCAGGCCGCCGCCTACCGCGTGGCGCAGGAAGCCCTGCACAACGTCGTCAAGCACGCCCGCGCGCAGAGGGTATGGCTGGAGGTGGCGCAGGACGGCCCAGCCGTGACCGTCAGCATTCGCGATGACGGGAGGGGCTTTGATCCCGCCGCCGCCGGACGCGGCACGCTGGGCCAGCGCAGCATGCGTGAGCGGGCGGCGGGGGCGGGCGGCACGCTGGAGGTCCGGAGTGCGCCCGGTGAGGGAACGGTCATCACCCTGCGCCTGCCCGCCGCCCAGCTCCCGGCGGCCCAGCCGGTAGAGGTCAGGGCATGA